Below is a genomic region from Culicoides brevitarsis isolate CSIRO-B50_1 chromosome 2, AGI_CSIRO_Cbre_v1, whole genome shotgun sequence.
ATTAAGGATTATTTGAAACGAGAAATGCAACGCTTCTTTGGCGTTTATACAGCAGGCGAAGAAGATGAATTGATAAAATGGACAGGAAGATATAATCGCTTTGCATTACGTCGTTTTGGGCGAATGAAGGAAGACAACGAAGAAAATGTGAATCGTCAACAAAATCGACGTCAAAATCCAATCGATCGACCTGATATTCTGCCCGAACAGAGTAATGATGAGCAAACAAATTCGACGGATGATGTAAATGCACGAACAGGCACTTTGTTTTATCGCAAAGCATCTGTACCGAAAATGATGTGGAATGGATTGTCGTATGTCGTGCGGAGTTTGAGTACGAAACGTGTCAAAACTCCCAAACAGTATTCACGAAGCTTTGCTCCGGCTCAAATTCATTCGGCGAACGACGATAGCGATTTGTGCGAAGGTTTGACGCCAATTCAGGACGACGAAGTGTTCTTTGATATTCTAAATACGTCAAATGGCAGAGGAAATCAACAATCGCAACAATACATGAGCGAACGTGTTAACGGATGGCGGATAAAATCTACTGAAGCATCTCCGAGCGGGCGCCCCGGATTACGAGGAACACGAATTTCCTTCAGATTACTCGATGGCGTGTTAGATAATTCACGCAGACCTGTAGCGCATGAAATCAAGTATCATCGACATGTAATTTTAGACGATCGTTACGATCATCGACCATTTTTCACATATTGGATAAACACAGTGCATGTCTTGATCATGATTTTAACACTCGTTTGTTACGGAATTGGGCCCATTGGATTTGGTGTTGAACAGAAAACAGGTCAAGTGCTTGTTACAAGTTTGAGTTTGCAACAAGTAACGCATGCTGAATACAGAAACATGTGGATTGGACCTCGAGATTTGGATTTGGTGCATTTAGGAGCGAAATTTGCGGCGTGCATGCGAAAAGATCACAAAATTCTCCAAGTTATGGCAAAAACGCGAAGGCAGGAACGTGAAACGGCATGTTGTATCAGAAACGATGATTCGGGATGTGTTCAAAGCTCTCAAGCTGATTGTTCTGTGCGAGGTTTATGGCCAACggtaatttctatttattgaaaattttgtgaaattttttgtaatttttttcgttttcagtCAATTTCAACATGGAAAAAATGGTCTCCGGGCGATTCAGGTCCCGGAGGTCGAATCTCAGGTTCTGTCTGTGGATTAGATCCCAAATATTGCGATGCTCCTGCGTCGATAGCGCCGTATGAATGGCCCGATGATATCACAAAATGGCCTATTTGTCGCAAAACCAATTCATTTTCACAACGCTTCCGTTTTAAGGATCACACTGCCGAACATATGGTATGCGAAGTAATAGGGCATCCGTGTTGCATCAGCATTTATGGCGATTGTCGCATCACAACACGCGAATATTGTGATTTTGTGCATGGATATTTCCACGAAGAGGCGTCATTGTGTTCACAggtatggaaaaaatttacattttctgcgtgaaatttatttctaaatgtTTGCTTGATGTTTCAGATCTCATGCTTGAATGACGTTTGCGGGATGTTTCCCTTCATAATAACGGATATTCCAGATCAGTTTTATCGTTTATTCACGTCCCTGTTATTACACGCCGGAATCTTGCATGTAGCTATCACTGTTGCCTTTCAACACATATTTTTAGCCGATTTGGAAAGACTCATAGGTCCATTGCGCACTGCAATCATCTATCTTGGTTCAGGAATTGCGGGAAATTTAACGAGTGCTCTTTTGGTTCCCTACAAAACAGAAGTAAGATTTTCCTTTTAAgtgttttccaaaaatttttcttgtttcgagtttttgttcaatttcaaccTTAAGAATGAACAAATAaggcatttgaaaaaaaaatttttttttttcaattttcaagcttgagaccCATCAAAAAGACATTCATATCAaccttcattaatttttaatgaatttcaagcttcaaaatcatcaaatgggccttcaaaataaaaattacgtattttttatttttcaattttcaagcttaagaccCATCAAAAAGACATTCATATCaactttccataatttttgatgaatttcaagcttcaaaatcatcaaatgggccttcaaaataaaaattacgtattttttacgtattttttatttttcaattttcaagcttaagaccCATCAAAAAGACATTCATATCaactttccataatttttgatcaatttcaagcttcaaaatcatcaaatgggccttcaaaataaaaattacgtattttttatttttcaattttcaagcttaagaccCATCAAAAAGACATTCATATCAACTTTCTAtaacttttgatgaatttcaagctaaacaatcatcaaatgggccttcaaaataaaaattacgtatttttacgtatttttaatttttcaattttcatgtttgCAAGTCACAAATgaaacgcgaaacagaaaaaaatttcgaataccctcattaaaattgaaaaaaattaacacaattATTTTCAACAGGTTGGTCCGTTATCATCATTGGCTGGCGTAACGTCATCTTTGTGTGTCATGTTAACGTTCTACTAttggaaaaagttgaaaaaaccaCACATAGCACTTGTTAAACTCCTTATTGTTACGATTGCTCTCTTCGGCTTGGGCACACTTCCGTGGCAACAAAATTTCGCTTCTCTCATCGCAGGCTCGATATTTGGCATGATACTAACGTTAACGATAGTTCCATTCATGAGTATCACGAAATTCAATAGGAAGAGCAAGGTTCGTATTTTCAACTATTTCTctctttctaaaaataaaatttcttaatatttgtttttgttttttttttcttccagatCAACCTAATTTGGACATGCTTAATATTACATTTAACAATTTACACGACAATGTTGATAATATTCTACGTATTTCCGAATCTCTTTTCCTCATTAGAATTTACAGCAAGCGAAGATCTGAATGCCGATAACAACTTTAACATATTCGGGGGCGGCGGAACAGGCGGAGCAACCGCTATTGCTCGCAGTAGTAATGTAATTTCGTCATCCGCAACATCCTCATCTGTATCACTGTCGTCGGCAATCGCGAACGGCGGGGAAAAAGTCATGCAAGctataacaaataataataatcatcatattAATGGTAATTATAATCTTAAcaatatttacaataaaataaattataataattattcacactacattaataataataacaatatgattagtaacaacaacacaaaTCCGCATAATCCAATGAGTGCGTTTTTTTATCGAAAGGACAGATATtagtgaataattaaaatcttacaaTATTATTTAGAGGGATAAgaacgtgaaaaaaaacatgtagGAATATAGTGAAAAGTCAGCGAAATTCGGAAAACtgtaaaactaataaaaaaaacataaacatagCATAAGGTgtgtcaataaataataaataaaagccaAAAGACGGCGTGTGGTATGGGATAAAAATGTGCAATATTaagaataatttcaaattttttacggactcaatttttttaagcattaattattgaagactgtaatttgtgtcattttacatattttccattttacttatactataaacttttattaaaacttttcttttaataaaaagtttaattcacttttatgAACCCTCACACAACAAAAAGACACGCGcatatttataaagaaaaagaaataattgaaaaactaaaaaaaaatattaatttaaataattagaaagtaaaatctataaatactaaagaaaaaggagaaaaatactttgtaacggaaataatgataaaaaaaactaattataattataactaaaacttaaaaaaattataattataaaaattatacaatatatctttaaatttactataaatatatttaacatGCGATTTGTAATTGGATCGATTATTTGTAtagaattgaaaagaaaagtgagtttttaaaaaaagtcatgtacatgaacaaaaaaattgtatgataCGTTTGAGtaataatatgaaaagaagtaataaacaaaacatttgtAACATAGAAAAGGGTATTCAGGatacaagtttttttaaaaactaactaaaaaaagtttaaatttttattatcatttttaaaagaagaagaaaaactcgATTGATGACGATAATGAGAAGAATAGCTGAAGGATATTACAAGAGATAGTGACAgaaagaagtaaattttttactttttaattttttttttcaatataaaagtttttatctcTTCCTCTGATTAtaacttttgtattgaaaaggaaattaaaaagttaaaaattattgtgaaaaaaatgattcaaaatcgCATACATAATCTTAAGTAATGtactcttaaaatattaactaaaaaaaggtatataaattaatatagttgattattgattgaattatttaCATCTAAATACCTACTTAGCAAAATATGATGAT
It encodes:
- the LOC134832506 gene encoding inactive rhomboid protein 1; its protein translation is MSSEDGGNTYQKQTQTGSSTRKRHYSSSSSSHHSSQSQSQSQQQQSSHYKENLERNSNDYLSSHDDIHSHHSHPPHQLGTNYNSNASPSRYYSSADTYILGNRLSTVSQEKYDENLTCCLPPPSPAPTSDRFILGMPSPSPSSHYQDRYTLHHRIMSPSSRYRTSIPDRYRDMPPKCPDRLVTPVHYLANSTPMASNDNFAYLTSTVHTPVKRYIPTPPTPEPPESDNMSTCSSVGGYHLPGPGTPHISIQQSANSSQQQQQVPKLLSQQPNNANAYAYRLKCCPNPNEQPGNSISPRATPPIVSSLDPQGDHYATPACIKHMKTPVNGSATLGRMPRQQICSVNMARAPSVEYIGNNGSRVLTPVSFVSEPANCLHCSTLRRTTGIHQTTQTTGPISPTTQPLSLPPQSTNHPQMSSNNEDLCDAKQMIRNTLPPSSSLSFQSIASQQTQKSQQSQQQQSQSQQTNQLAQLQQQVAAQAQQLQAVQQSQQQQQAPLSPLTTQQNQPQMLQASPQQPNTPSPQDQAPIIQQQHGNQRSLVIQHQYRESPSSTMSSMTTLQRAGVQQRQPDRQRLFHKQQIKDYLKREMQRFFGVYTAGEEDELIKWTGRYNRFALRRFGRMKEDNEENVNRQQNRRQNPIDRPDILPEQSNDEQTNSTDDVNARTGTLFYRKASVPKMMWNGLSYVVRSLSTKRVKTPKQYSRSFAPAQIHSANDDSDLCEGLTPIQDDEVFFDILNTSNGRGNQQSQQYMSERVNGWRIKSTEASPSGRPGLRGTRISFRLLDGVLDNSRRPVAHEIKYHRHVILDDRYDHRPFFTYWINTVHVLIMILTLVCYGIGPIGFGVEQKTGQVLVTSLSLQQVTHAEYRNMWIGPRDLDLVHLGAKFAACMRKDHKILQVMAKTRRQERETACCIRNDDSGCVQSSQADCSVRGLWPTSISTWKKWSPGDSGPGGRISGSVCGLDPKYCDAPASIAPYEWPDDITKWPICRKTNSFSQRFRFKDHTAEHMVCEVIGHPCCISIYGDCRITTREYCDFVHGYFHEEASLCSQISCLNDVCGMFPFIITDIPDQFYRLFTSLLLHAGILHVAITVAFQHIFLADLERLIGPLRTAIIYLGSGIAGNLTSALLVPYKTEVGPLSSLAGVTSSLCVMLTFYYWKKLKKPHIALVKLLIVTIALFGLGTLPWQQNFASLIAGSIFGMILTLTIVPFMSITKFNRKSKINLIWTCLILHLTIYTTMLIIFYVFPNLFSSLEFTASEDLNADNNFNIFGGGGTGGATAIARSSNVISSSATSSSVSLSSAIANGGEKVMQAITNNNNHHINGNYNLNNIYNKINYNNYSHYINNNNNMISNNNTNPHNPMSAFFYRKDRY